From Bacillota bacterium, a single genomic window includes:
- the ytaF gene encoding sporulation membrane protein YtaF, with amino-acid sequence MPDWPVLLLTIALSLDGLGAGLSYGIRGTRLPPAAYLVIALLTGVLMSASIAAGQSIRTSTDAAVASTLGRLLLIAVGLWEVYQGWHQYLRRARTPSLATWRLRPLGIVVQILRDPEAADLDRSGRIDAGESALLGLALGLDAFGAGFAAGMLAFPAHVVVTVSLGCAAFVAAGVTIGRASTRACLPGQASVLPGLLLILLAAFHRT; translated from the coding sequence GTGCCGGATTGGCCGGTATTACTGCTGACCATTGCCCTGAGCCTGGACGGCCTGGGCGCAGGACTCTCCTACGGCATCAGGGGCACTCGCTTACCTCCTGCCGCGTACCTGGTCATCGCCCTGCTCACCGGGGTTCTCATGAGCGCATCCATCGCGGCCGGTCAGTCCATCCGAACCTCTACGGACGCGGCAGTTGCCTCGACCCTCGGGCGGCTCCTGCTGATTGCCGTCGGGTTGTGGGAGGTGTACCAGGGATGGCATCAGTACCTGCGCCGCGCACGGACGCCATCCCTCGCCACCTGGCGCCTCCGCCCGCTGGGCATCGTTGTGCAAATCCTGCGCGATCCCGAGGCGGCCGACCTCGACAGGTCGGGTCGCATCGACGCCGGTGAATCGGCCCTGCTGGGTCTGGCCCTGGGCCTGGACGCCTTCGGCGCAGGATTCGCAGCGGGGATGCTCGCGTTTCCCGCCCACGTGGTGGTGACGGTGTCGCTGGGCTGCGCGGCCTTCGTGGCCGCCGGCGTAACCATAGGGCGTGCCTCGACCCGCGCCTGCTTGCCGGGGCAGGCGTCGGTGCTCCCGGGACTGCTCCTCATACTGCTCGCCGCGTTCCACCGCACATGA
- a CDS encoding dihydrodipicolinate synthase family protein yields MAEPMFRGVFAPIPTPFGEDGEIAYGALRKNLDRWAATRLAGLVVLGSNGEFALLDPDEKEALVGFVREHFPADRPVIAGTGCESTRATIRFTRRAAQLGADAALVLNPYYYKGSMTDAALKRFYLDVAEASPIPVMVYNMPGNTGLNLSSSLVVELAQHPNIVGVKDSSGNIVQISEIVAGAPEGFAVFAGSGSFLLPTILMGGVGGTLAVANVLPDECAGIVSMAQEGRLEEARLLQLKILAANAAVTSRWGVAGLKAALDMIGYYGGPPRPPILPLDEAVRAQLRTILIQAGALAGCNEH; encoded by the coding sequence ATGGCGGAACCGATGTTCAGAGGAGTGTTTGCGCCCATTCCCACACCCTTTGGGGAGGATGGAGAGATAGCGTACGGGGCCCTGCGGAAGAACCTGGACCGATGGGCGGCCACGCGTCTGGCGGGTCTGGTAGTGCTGGGGAGCAATGGGGAGTTTGCGCTCCTGGACCCCGATGAGAAGGAAGCCCTGGTGGGGTTCGTGCGCGAGCATTTCCCCGCTGACCGGCCCGTGATCGCCGGTACCGGCTGTGAATCCACCCGGGCCACCATCCGTTTCACCAGGAGGGCGGCCCAGCTGGGGGCCGATGCGGCTTTGGTGCTCAACCCGTACTATTACAAGGGCTCCATGACCGATGCGGCCCTGAAGCGGTTCTACCTGGATGTGGCGGAAGCATCCCCAATCCCGGTGATGGTCTACAACATGCCCGGGAACACGGGCCTGAACCTTTCCAGCAGCCTGGTGGTGGAGCTGGCGCAGCACCCCAACATCGTGGGGGTGAAGGACAGTTCCGGGAACATCGTACAGATTTCCGAGATCGTGGCCGGGGCTCCGGAGGGATTTGCCGTTTTCGCGGGGTCGGGTAGTTTCCTCCTGCCCACCATCCTGATGGGCGGTGTGGGTGGCACGCTGGCGGTGGCCAACGTGTTGCCCGACGAGTGTGCCGGCATCGTTTCCATGGCCCAGGAGGGGCGGCTGGAGGAGGCCCGTTTGCTCCAGCTGAAGATACTGGCGGCCAACGCGGCCGTGACCAGCCGGTGGGGAGTCGCAGGCCTCAAGGCAGCCCTGGACATGATCGGCTATTACGGTGGTCCGCCCCGACCCCCGATTCTCCCCCTGGACGAGGCTGTGCGGGCCCAGTTGCGCACCATCCTCATACAGGCGGGCGCTCTGGCTGGCTGTAACGAGCACTGA
- a CDS encoding iron-containing alcohol dehydrogenase — MREAVWDFFQFQLPTRIVAGMQALSGLGDEVLGLAARADQRCCVLLVTDRDLAGAEPVRLVVDSLRGRGVGVEVFGEVAPDSSVGVVRRGAAAYLEAGAEVLVAVGGGSSIDTAKAINMMVSTGQDILDLQGVGVLDRPLRPLVAIPTTAGTGSEVTFFAMIRDPDLGEKLPFVSAYLAPHLAVLAPQLTVGMPPLLTATTGIDALTHAVEAFLSGNRDPISDALALRAVSLIWRNLPRAVHCGTDLEARAHMQVAACLAGMAFNHPMVGVVHALAHAVGGRYGVPHGLANAIFLPEGVRFNLPGNEVRLVELGRAMGLPGLPAAEGYGEADMAEAAARVVEETARFIDSLGIRRSLRAAGVGEEAVPVVAELALSDGSLAANPRWPEYQDLVAMVRSVL, encoded by the coding sequence GTGCGAGAGGCCGTGTGGGACTTCTTCCAGTTTCAGTTGCCCACCCGCATCGTGGCGGGGATGCAGGCACTTTCCGGCCTGGGCGACGAGGTCCTGGGCCTGGCGGCGCGGGCCGATCAACGCTGCTGCGTGCTGCTGGTCACGGACCGGGACCTGGCAGGGGCCGAGCCCGTGCGGCTGGTGGTGGACTCTCTGCGGGGACGCGGGGTGGGGGTTGAGGTATTCGGGGAAGTGGCCCCCGACAGTTCGGTGGGCGTGGTACGGCGGGGTGCTGCGGCGTATCTGGAGGCAGGAGCCGAGGTACTGGTGGCGGTGGGAGGCGGTAGCAGCATCGACACCGCCAAGGCCATCAACATGATGGTGTCCACGGGGCAGGACATCCTGGACCTGCAGGGGGTGGGGGTACTGGATCGGCCCCTGCGTCCCCTGGTGGCCATCCCCACCACAGCGGGCACGGGCAGTGAGGTCACCTTTTTTGCCATGATCAGGGATCCTGACCTGGGCGAGAAGCTCCCCTTTGTGAGTGCGTACCTGGCTCCTCACCTGGCGGTCCTGGCTCCCCAACTGACGGTGGGAATGCCTCCCCTGCTGACGGCCACCACGGGTATCGATGCCCTTACCCACGCCGTCGAGGCTTTCCTTTCCGGCAATCGGGATCCTATCTCCGACGCCCTGGCCCTGAGGGCGGTGAGCCTGATCTGGCGAAATTTGCCCCGGGCCGTTCACTGCGGCACCGATCTTGAGGCGCGGGCCCATATGCAGGTGGCGGCCTGCCTGGCCGGCATGGCGTTCAATCATCCCATGGTGGGAGTGGTACACGCCCTTGCCCATGCCGTGGGCGGGCGCTACGGAGTGCCCCACGGTCTGGCCAACGCCATCTTCCTGCCCGAGGGGGTGCGCTTCAACCTGCCGGGTAACGAGGTGCGGCTGGTGGAGTTGGGCCGGGCCATGGGCCTGCCGGGCCTGCCGGCGGCGGAGGGGTACGGTGAGGCGGACATGGCGGAGGCGGCGGCCAGGGTGGTGGAGGAGACAGCCCGGTTCATAGATTCGCTGGGGATAAGGCGCAGCCTGCGGGCGGCGGGGGTGGGGGAAGAGGCGGTGCCGGTGGTGGCGGAACTGGCCCTTTCTGACGGGTCGCTTGCCGCCAACCCGCGCTGGCCCGAGTATCAGGACCTGGTGGCCATGGTGAGGTCTGTCCTGTAG
- a CDS encoding SCP2 sterol-binding domain-containing protein, translating into MPYFKDAEDLYDLLGGLFRQGREHPDLAPKVAASKILIQFQYQEPEAVITINAKNPQEPPPYDVILGPTDIKPDVVMTMKADVAHEFWLGKVNLLTALARRQIVAQGPVSVAIKLVPVLGPAFTLYRQYLEQKGRQP; encoded by the coding sequence ATGCCGTATTTCAAGGACGCCGAGGACCTGTACGACCTGCTCGGAGGTCTTTTCCGACAGGGCCGGGAGCATCCCGACCTGGCACCCAAGGTGGCAGCTTCAAAGATCCTCATCCAGTTCCAGTATCAGGAGCCCGAGGCCGTGATCACCATCAACGCCAAGAATCCCCAGGAGCCGCCGCCCTATGACGTGATCTTGGGGCCCACCGACATCAAGCCCGACGTGGTCATGACCATGAAGGCGGACGTGGCCCACGAGTTCTGGTTGGGTAAGGTGAACCTGCTCACCGCTCTGGCCCGGCGCCAGATAGTGGCCCAGGGGCCGGTATCCGTGGCCATTAAACTGGTACCGGTCCTGGGACCGGCGTTCACCCTGTACCGGCAGTACCTGGAGCAGAAAGGCCGCCAGCCCTGA
- a CDS encoding aldehyde ferredoxin oxidoreductase family protein, whose translation MTGYHGRYLEVDLTRGQVEVRAWPSSWAERFVGGSGLGAWLIYQELGSALAGLHPLEAASPLVFATGPLTGSGLPGTARSVVCALSPLTGIWGEANAGGNFGPALRWAGWDGILIRGRAVRPCWLEITDRGAQIHPGEDLWGRDTYETTLALLERAPRGSLAAVGCIGPAGERRAPLAAIIHNRGHAFGRTGMGAVMGSKNLKAIAVWGRTPPPVADPALFREVRTRMLEKIREHIVTQSLSFAGTASSIDLSSLSGDLPVRNWSRPTWAGVEAINATSYESILVGKESCFGCPVGCKRRVRVGPPQPGRPGGPWQAEGPGPEYETLAALGSLLEVGDLGAIACANELCNRAGLDTISLGATLAMATELDEVGLLPPEMTGGLRLRWGDAAAMVEAVRRAAGGEGLGRWLEQGTRRLAAALLDHHGGRGDGVAAVIGEAAVHVKGLEVPMHDPRANHGMALAYATSYRGACHVSEINYFLEQGAATMPGLGLGEPLPGPSAGGKAPVVVAAQDFTGLACNCLLFCYFILVALDDTDVCQAVEAVTGRAWTVGALREAGERVWMLKRLINTARGVTRRDDRLPARLLRAFDEGPVAGSSPDLESMLDEFYRLRGLDEQGIPRPETLARLGLALAGLGRAGSPEER comes from the coding sequence GTGACCGGTTACCACGGGCGGTACCTGGAAGTGGACCTGACCCGCGGACAGGTGGAGGTTCGTGCCTGGCCGTCAAGCTGGGCGGAGCGGTTCGTGGGAGGAAGTGGGCTGGGGGCGTGGCTCATTTACCAGGAGCTGGGGTCTGCCCTGGCCGGGCTGCATCCCCTGGAGGCGGCTTCTCCCCTGGTCTTCGCCACCGGCCCGCTCACCGGGAGCGGGCTCCCCGGCACGGCACGATCGGTGGTGTGCGCCCTGTCGCCCCTCACGGGGATCTGGGGGGAGGCCAACGCCGGCGGCAACTTCGGTCCTGCGCTCAGGTGGGCGGGGTGGGACGGTATCCTGATCCGGGGGCGGGCGGTGCGGCCCTGCTGGCTGGAGATCACGGACCGAGGTGCCCAAATCCACCCCGGCGAGGATTTGTGGGGCCGGGACACTTACGAGACAACTTTGGCCCTGCTAGAGCGAGCCCCGCGGGGGTCGCTTGCCGCGGTGGGGTGTATCGGTCCCGCGGGGGAACGGCGGGCTCCCCTGGCGGCCATCATCCACAACCGGGGCCATGCCTTCGGCCGCACCGGCATGGGGGCGGTCATGGGGAGCAAGAACCTGAAGGCCATCGCCGTGTGGGGCAGGACCCCGCCCCCGGTCGCCGATCCTGCCCTGTTCCGCGAAGTGCGGACCCGCATGCTGGAGAAGATCAGGGAGCACATTGTCACCCAGTCCCTTTCGTTCGCGGGCACCGCCAGTTCCATTGACCTGTCCAGCCTGAGCGGGGATTTGCCCGTACGCAACTGGTCCCGTCCCACCTGGGCGGGTGTGGAGGCCATAAATGCCACCAGTTACGAGTCCATCCTGGTGGGCAAGGAGAGTTGCTTCGGCTGCCCGGTGGGGTGCAAGCGCCGGGTGCGCGTGGGGCCGCCACAACCGGGACGACCCGGGGGCCCGTGGCAGGCGGAGGGGCCGGGGCCCGAGTACGAGACACTGGCTGCGCTGGGAAGCCTGCTGGAGGTCGGCGACCTGGGTGCCATCGCCTGCGCCAACGAACTGTGTAACCGGGCGGGGCTGGACACCATCAGCCTGGGTGCCACGCTAGCCATGGCCACGGAGCTGGACGAGGTGGGGCTGCTCCCCCCGGAGATGACGGGGGGCCTCCGGTTGCGCTGGGGTGACGCCGCCGCCATGGTGGAGGCGGTGCGCAGGGCGGCCGGGGGGGAGGGGCTGGGGAGATGGCTGGAGCAGGGGACGCGACGGCTGGCGGCCGCCCTGCTCGACCACCACGGCGGCCGGGGGGACGGGGTGGCGGCGGTCATCGGGGAGGCCGCCGTGCATGTCAAGGGGCTGGAAGTCCCCATGCACGACCCCCGGGCCAACCACGGCATGGCCCTGGCGTACGCCACCTCGTACCGCGGAGCCTGCCACGTTTCGGAGATCAACTACTTCCTGGAGCAGGGTGCCGCCACCATGCCCGGGCTCGGACTGGGAGAGCCTCTCCCCGGGCCGTCCGCCGGGGGCAAGGCTCCGGTGGTGGTGGCGGCACAGGACTTCACGGGATTGGCCTGCAACTGCCTGCTGTTCTGTTACTTCATCCTGGTAGCCCTGGACGACACCGATGTTTGCCAGGCCGTGGAAGCCGTCACCGGTAGGGCGTGGACCGTGGGTGCATTGCGGGAAGCCGGGGAACGGGTCTGGATGCTGAAACGGTTGATCAACACGGCTCGGGGCGTTACCCGCCGGGACGATCGCCTCCCGGCCCGGTTGCTGAGGGCGTTCGACGAGGGGCCCGTGGCGGGGTCAAGCCCCGACCTGGAGTCCATGCTCGATGAGTTTTACCGCCTGCGCGGCCTTGACGAGCAGGGGATACCCCGTCCCGAGACCCTGGCTCGCCTGGGCCTGGCCCTGGCCGGCCTTGGGCGGGCGGGGAGTCCGGAGGAGCGTTAG
- a CDS encoding Ldh family oxidoreductase, translating into MAEGASQPVYIRVDAQVMKDLVARILERVDVPPDQAEIIADVLVRADLRGIESHGVQRLNTYYLNRLRVGRINPRTEVTVVQRSAGLAVLDANNGMGQVAGVHAMRMCLEMAAEVGMAAVLVRNSNHYGIAGYYAMMALPHDMIGISLTNSQPLVIPTYGRKRIIGTNAISVAAPAGEERPFVLDMATSVVPIGRIEVYSRRRDKVPPHWGADEAGKPTDNPDRILHGGGLFPLGGPAETSGYKGYGLASVVDILCGVLSGAGFLTHVFPPGDPQGRPSNVGHFFAAIKIDAIMPPAQFKARLDQFIRELKNSPKEEGQDRIYLAGEKEFEAEEERAREGIPVNAVVLEEIRNNCRELGVPWPFPF; encoded by the coding sequence GTGGCCGAAGGAGCCAGCCAGCCCGTATACATCAGGGTCGACGCACAGGTGATGAAGGACTTGGTCGCCCGCATCCTGGAGCGGGTCGACGTCCCCCCCGACCAGGCGGAAATCATAGCTGACGTCCTGGTCCGGGCGGATCTGCGGGGGATCGAATCCCATGGGGTGCAAAGGCTGAATACGTACTACCTGAACCGGTTGCGGGTTGGACGGATAAACCCCCGCACAGAGGTGACGGTGGTACAACGCAGCGCGGGGCTGGCGGTGCTGGACGCCAACAACGGCATGGGCCAGGTTGCTGGGGTGCACGCCATGCGCATGTGCCTGGAGATGGCCGCGGAAGTGGGGATGGCAGCCGTCCTGGTGCGCAACAGTAACCACTACGGGATCGCCGGTTACTATGCCATGATGGCCCTGCCCCACGACATGATCGGCATCTCCCTGACCAACAGCCAGCCCCTGGTGATCCCCACCTACGGGCGCAAGAGGATCATCGGCACCAACGCCATCAGCGTGGCTGCCCCAGCCGGGGAGGAGCGCCCCTTCGTGCTGGACATGGCGACCAGCGTGGTGCCCATCGGTCGCATAGAAGTGTACAGCCGGCGCCGGGATAAGGTGCCGCCCCACTGGGGAGCGGACGAAGCGGGCAAACCCACCGACAATCCCGACCGCATCCTGCACGGGGGCGGGCTTTTCCCTCTGGGAGGGCCGGCGGAAACATCGGGTTACAAGGGATACGGCCTGGCCAGCGTGGTGGACATCCTGTGCGGAGTGCTATCGGGAGCCGGTTTCCTCACCCACGTCTTTCCGCCCGGTGATCCCCAGGGACGGCCGTCGAACGTGGGCCACTTCTTCGCCGCCATCAAGATAGACGCCATCATGCCCCCGGCCCAGTTCAAGGCCCGCCTGGATCAATTCATCCGCGAACTCAAGAACTCCCCGAAGGAGGAAGGCCAGGACCGCATCTACCTGGCGGGAGAGAAAGAATTCGAGGCGGAGGAGGAAAGGGCCCGCGAGGGCATCCCGGTTAACGCGGTGGTGCTGGAGGAGATCAGGAACAACTGCCGCGAACTGGGCGTCCCCTGGCCCTTCCCCTTCTAA
- a CDS encoding PDGLE domain-containing protein, whose protein sequence is MTHSYQGAEKTHWWILAAAILVALLLAPIACPWPDGLERVAEDCAFLGRAITMLQAPIPDYSLPGVPGGASTALAGLLGVLVTFAAVWWLSRVVVHRTGRHC, encoded by the coding sequence ATGACGCACTCCTATCAAGGGGCAGAAAAAACGCACTGGTGGATCCTGGCCGCAGCCATCCTGGTAGCCCTGCTGCTGGCGCCCATCGCGTGCCCCTGGCCGGACGGCCTGGAGCGGGTGGCAGAGGACTGTGCCTTCTTGGGAAGAGCTATCACCATGCTGCAGGCACCGATCCCCGACTACTCCCTGCCGGGCGTACCGGGCGGCGCAAGTACGGCCCTCGCTGGCCTGCTCGGGGTGCTGGTGACCTTCGCAGCGGTGTGGTGGCTGTCCCGGGTCGTGGTCCATCGTACTGGCCGGCATTGCTGA
- a CDS encoding energy-coupling factor ABC transporter permease: MHIPDGFLDPKTLVGTAVASAGAVGYAASRLSRELEERQVPVLAAMSAFVFAAQMVNFPIAGGTSGHLLGGALITILFGPWAASLSLTAVLIIQALLFGDGGVTALGANVFNMAVIGTLTAHLTYRMLRRGAGFHPVAAFLASWLSVLVAALAAALELGIAGTVPLRVAVPAMASWHALIGLGEGIITTAVLAYVARVRPALLGLPETAAGGIRS, from the coding sequence ATGCACATTCCGGACGGCTTTCTGGACCCCAAGACCCTGGTCGGCACAGCGGTAGCGAGCGCGGGAGCCGTGGGATACGCAGCCTCGCGCCTGAGCAGGGAGCTGGAAGAACGCCAGGTCCCGGTGCTGGCCGCCATGTCCGCGTTCGTTTTTGCGGCCCAAATGGTGAATTTCCCTATCGCGGGCGGCACCTCGGGGCATCTGCTGGGAGGGGCCCTGATCACTATCCTCTTCGGGCCTTGGGCGGCTAGCCTGAGCCTCACGGCGGTTCTGATAATCCAGGCGTTGCTGTTCGGTGATGGAGGCGTCACCGCCCTCGGGGCAAACGTCTTCAACATGGCGGTGATAGGAACCCTTACCGCCCACCTGACCTACCGGATGCTGCGACGGGGCGCCGGATTCCACCCGGTAGCGGCTTTCCTGGCCAGCTGGTTGTCGGTGCTGGTAGCAGCACTGGCCGCTGCCCTGGAACTCGGCATAGCGGGCACCGTGCCGCTGCGGGTGGCCGTTCCGGCCATGGCGTCGTGGCACGCCCTCATCGGGCTGGGCGAGGGGATCATCACCACGGCGGTCCTGGCCTACGTGGCGCGCGTCCGCCCGGCTCTGCTCGGCCTACCTGAAACCGCGGCAGGAGGGATACGGTCATGA
- a CDS encoding ATP-binding cassette domain-containing protein, with product MVGVPGLARSNIPVAGFLALIVVLVNLDHAGLLGGAALLLVAACRWRGLSWRCLTGRLAYPLLLGATTTAVLGLTGPPPFVAPLQVRFPLLHFSLPGLGQGLILSLRMVSALLAVMLLVSIVGWTGILRTLRHLGVPPVLTSLIASTVRYGDLVHHEILRMQRALGCRAFHLGSVLHPRTAGTLGRLLGASLLRTLDRGERVHQAMVARGYRSGGPLPGEVPPVPRPRTGEERQSAHRGEEAVAVGEMAVEVRDLWFSYPGGPLVLKGISLTVGPGSRLAILGPNGAGKSTLLFHLNGLLSPGRGEVRIRGRRLDREASHWARTQVGFVFQDPDDQVIAPTVADDVAFGPLQLGWPPARVAEAVARALDQLGISHLAERPVQDLSLGQKRRVALAGVLAMDPPILVLDEPTAFLDPATQTELVAFLEALSAAGKTIILATHDVDLAAAWADRILVLEGGEVLAAGTPGLLADANLVERARLRMPWAVTLTPPGIDPGNFLDEEAKRCTFRTAFWTPRPWSAQR from the coding sequence ATGGTCGGGGTCCCCGGGCTGGCGCGAAGCAATATTCCGGTAGCCGGTTTCCTGGCCTTGATAGTTGTGCTGGTGAACCTGGATCATGCCGGGTTGCTGGGAGGAGCGGCCCTCCTTCTCGTGGCCGCCTGCCGGTGGCGGGGCCTTTCCTGGCGGTGCCTGACGGGGCGGCTGGCATACCCCCTTCTGCTGGGGGCCACGACCACGGCGGTACTGGGGCTCACCGGACCACCCCCGTTCGTGGCCCCGCTGCAGGTGCGATTCCCGTTGCTGCACTTCTCCCTTCCCGGGCTTGGCCAGGGGCTGATCCTCTCCCTGCGCATGGTTTCCGCCCTCCTGGCTGTGATGCTGCTGGTCAGCATCGTGGGCTGGACGGGCATCCTGCGCACCCTCCGCCACCTGGGCGTTCCCCCTGTACTCACCAGCCTGATCGCCAGTACTGTTCGCTACGGTGACCTCGTGCATCACGAAATCCTGCGCATGCAGCGGGCTCTCGGTTGCCGCGCGTTCCACCTGGGCAGTGTGCTCCATCCCCGCACGGCGGGGACGCTGGGACGTTTGCTCGGAGCCTCGCTGCTCCGCACACTGGATCGCGGGGAGCGGGTCCACCAGGCCATGGTGGCGCGCGGGTACAGGTCAGGAGGACCCCTGCCGGGTGAGGTGCCACCCGTACCCCGTCCCCGCACAGGTGAGGAGAGGCAAAGCGCACACCGCGGGGAGGAAGCCGTGGCGGTGGGTGAGATGGCGGTGGAGGTGCGGGATCTCTGGTTTTCCTACCCGGGCGGCCCGCTCGTCCTCAAGGGGATATCCCTCACCGTGGGCCCGGGCAGCCGGCTGGCGATCCTGGGCCCCAACGGAGCGGGCAAGTCTACCCTGCTCTTTCACCTGAACGGCTTGCTCTCGCCCGGTCGCGGTGAAGTGCGCATACGGGGACGCCGCCTCGACCGGGAAGCTTCCCACTGGGCCAGGACCCAGGTGGGCTTTGTCTTCCAGGATCCTGACGACCAGGTGATCGCCCCCACGGTGGCCGACGACGTGGCCTTCGGCCCTCTGCAACTGGGCTGGCCTCCCGCCCGCGTGGCCGAGGCGGTGGCGCGCGCCCTCGACCAGCTGGGGATAAGTCACCTGGCCGAGCGACCGGTCCAGGACCTATCGCTGGGTCAGAAGCGCCGGGTGGCCCTGGCGGGAGTGCTCGCCATGGATCCCCCCATCCTGGTGCTGGACGAACCCACCGCCTTCCTGGATCCCGCCACCCAGACTGAGCTGGTGGCTTTCCTGGAGGCGCTGAGCGCCGCGGGCAAGACCATCATCCTGGCCACCCACGACGTGGACCTGGCCGCGGCCTGGGCAGACCGCATCCTGGTGCTGGAAGGAGGTGAGGTACTGGCGGCGGGCACGCCCGGCCTGCTGGCAGATGCGAACCTGGTGGAGCGTGCCCGGCTGCGCATGCCCTGGGCGGTTACTCTGACACCACCCGGAATCGACCCCGGCAACTTCCTCGACGAGGAGGCGAAAAGATGCACATTCCGGACGGCTTTCTGGACCCCAAGACCCTGGTCGGCACAGCGGTAG
- a CDS encoding S8 family peptidase: protein MRRPVWLLVLVLLMCGVFVGGGWVAAATPRAASPGAEGHRYIVVFRPGVPAGEQLAVAHQHGARVIHRLWVVNALAVEFPSVVPRALASHPWVARVEEDARAFALARKPPAQPAQQLPWGVDRIDADLAWASSRGTGVKVAIVDTGIDKDHPDLVDNLKGGYLAIQTGVYKRKGPDGWDDDNGHGTHVAGIVAAVDNTIGVVGVAPEAWLYGVKVLDRTGSGYYSDIIEGIQWCIDNGMQVINMSLGGSTDSPALHDAVIAAYNSGITIVCAAGNSGPEEDTVAYPARYPEVIAVAATAADDSVPDFSSRGPEVDIAAPGVSILSTWNDGGYATASGTSMASPHVAGTVALYLAAQGPASPDQVRQHLMATAEPLPYPSTWVGAGLVDAQAAVGSR from the coding sequence ATGAGGCGCCCAGTGTGGTTGCTGGTCCTTGTCCTGCTTATGTGCGGCGTGTTCGTGGGCGGCGGGTGGGTGGCGGCTGCAACTCCGAGGGCCGCTTCTCCAGGGGCCGAGGGCCACCGGTACATCGTGGTGTTCCGGCCCGGGGTGCCCGCCGGAGAACAGCTGGCCGTGGCCCACCAGCACGGGGCCCGAGTTATCCACCGGTTGTGGGTGGTGAATGCCCTGGCCGTGGAATTCCCCTCCGTGGTCCCGCGCGCCCTGGCTTCCCATCCCTGGGTAGCCCGCGTGGAGGAGGATGCGCGGGCCTTTGCCCTGGCGCGCAAGCCACCGGCCCAGCCCGCGCAGCAACTGCCGTGGGGAGTGGACCGCATCGATGCCGACCTGGCCTGGGCATCCTCGCGGGGCACGGGCGTCAAGGTGGCGATAGTGGACACCGGGATCGACAAGGATCATCCCGACCTGGTGGACAACTTGAAGGGTGGCTACCTGGCCATCCAGACCGGTGTGTACAAGAGGAAGGGCCCTGACGGGTGGGACGATGATAACGGGCACGGCACCCACGTGGCCGGCATCGTGGCAGCCGTGGACAATACCATCGGCGTGGTGGGAGTTGCCCCGGAGGCCTGGCTCTACGGCGTCAAGGTGTTGGATCGCACCGGCTCCGGGTACTACTCCGACATCATCGAGGGAATTCAGTGGTGCATCGACAACGGCATGCAGGTCATCAACATGAGCCTGGGGGGTTCCACGGACAGCCCGGCCCTGCATGACGCGGTCATTGCCGCATACAACAGCGGCATCACCATAGTCTGCGCTGCGGGCAACTCCGGCCCCGAGGAAGACACGGTGGCCTACCCAGCCCGCTACCCCGAAGTGATCGCCGTGGCGGCCACGGCGGCAGATGACTCGGTGCCCGACTTCTCGAGCCGGGGGCCGGAGGTGGATATAGCCGCGCCGGGCGTGAGCATCCTGTCCACCTGGAACGATGGCGGGTACGCGACCGCGAGCGGCACTTCCATGGCCAGCCCCCATGTGGCGGGTACGGTGGCTCTCTACCTGGCAGCCCAGGGGCCGGCGTCTCCCGACCAGGTACGCCAGCATCTGATGGCAACTGCTGAACCTCTGCCCTATCCGTCTACCTGGGTGGGAGCGGGGCTGGTGGACGCCCAGGCTGCGGTGGGTTCCCGCTGA